The DNA sequence GGTGGTGCCCGCCAGCGTGTTCTACCCGGCCGAGGACTACCACCGCAACTACTACGCGTTGAATGGTGACCAGGGCTATTGCCGCATGGTGATCAGGCCCAAGCTGGAGAAGTTCCGGAAGGTCTTCGCCGACCGTTTGAAGGACCGTTGACCGGGCCGGTCTATCTTGGCCGCTGGTTGTTCGGCCCCAACTTTGCCAAGGCGCGCGCCATGATGCGAACGATACCCCTCCCCCTGCTCCTTTCCGCCTTGTCCACCACTTCCGCCCAGCCGGGCATGGAGTTGATCCGCAACGGCGGGTTCGAATCGGTGGACCGCTCGGTGACCACTTACGACCAGCTGACCGCCGCCACCGGTTGGAGCAACGCCACACTCGCCCTCTCCGAAGTATTCGACCCCAAGGCCTCGGTGAAGACCGTGGGTATACCGGAGAACGACTATGGCTACATGAAGCCTTTCGAGGGCGAACGATACGCGGGCTTCTGCGGTTGGAAGGATGACGTGCGCCGCAACTGGGGGGCCGTGGATGAGCGCGACACCTTCAAACCGGGCTGGAACGCCTACAGCGAATACCTGCAGAGCGAACTGGTGCAGCCGCTGCGCAAAGGCGTGGAATACGAGCTGGCATTCCGTGTGGCGCTTTCACAGAACAGTGACCGGGCCATCATCGGCCTTGGCGCCATCTTCCACGAGAACGAGCAGCGTCATCAGCACCGCAAGTTCATCGACGAGATCCCCGAGGTCTTCAGCGAGGAGATGATCACCGAGAAGGGCAAGTGGCATGAGGTGCGTGGCACCTTCAAGGCCGATGGCAAGGAGCGCTGGATCATCATCGGCATCTATCCCTACGTGGGCATGGAGAGCAGGCCGGTGGTGGAAGGGCCCGACAACCGCTACGCCTACTTCTACATCGACGGGGTTTCCCTGACCGAGTACGTCCCGAAGAAGGAAGGGACAGATGCGCCGGAAGGGCAGTAGGCCGATCGTCCGTGACAAGCGTCACGCGGGTGGCCGATGCCGCTCCGGTAACTTTGCGGCATGACCGGCAAAGGCACCAAGCTCTACAGCATCATCCGTTTCAAGTGCCCGCACTGCCACGAAGGCGAATTCTTCGTGGATCGCAATCCTTACAACATCGCCAAGGCCGGCGACCTGCTGGATACCTGCCCCGCATGCGGCCGCAAATACGAGCCGGAACCGGGCTTCTACTACGGCGGCATGTACGTGGCCTATGCGCTGGCCGTGGCCCTGTTCGTGACCGTCTATCTCGCCACCACGATCCTCTGGCCAGCGTCGGCCATAGGTCTGCGTGTCGGGCTGGTGCTCCTCGCCCTGGTGCTCTTCGCGCCGCTGGTCTATGCGCTCTCGAAGATCATCTGGGCCAACCTCTTCCTGTCCTACAAGGGCCCGGCATCGGCGCCGGACCAGCATTGAACGCCGGTGATCACTCGCCTTCCATGTACTCGTCCATGGGGTCGGTCATCATGAACAGCACATCGTAAGGCATCGTCTTGGCGCGAGCACTGAGGTCGGTGAATCCGGTACCGACGAATTCGTCCATGATGCTCTCGGGGCTCATGCGTTCGGCAAGCGGCGGCCCCACGGGGGTTTCGCGGTTCTGCCATTCCACCATGAATAGCGCCCGCGGCGGACGCATGCCGTTGCGCAGCAGCTTCAGGTAGCCCTTCTTGTCTTTGATGCCCGGAAAGGCATGCACGATGAGGCCCAGATCCACCTCGTTGGGCATGAGGCCCGGATCACCAACGGGTACGGCGCGCACCTTCAGGCGGTCGTCGCCCAGACCAAGGCTCTTCCTTCGCGCCATGATGGCCTCATAGTTCGCCACGTCGTTCACGATGGCGATGACCCGCGCACCGGCGTCGATCAGTTTGAAGGTGAAATAGCCGTCACCGGCGAAGAGGTCCGCGATGACGATGCCGTCGATATCGCCCATGAGTTCCAGCAGCTTCTCCGGCTGCTGCCATTCATCGCGTGGGTCGCTGTGGATGGACAGCAATTCGCGGCGCTGGTCATCGGCCTTCACCTCCTGGGCCACGGTCTGGTCCGTCGAACCTGTTGCTCCACCCGGTGCGTTGTCCTGGGCACAGGCCATCAGTGGAAAAAGAAGGAAGAGCAGGGAGCGCTTCATGGTCGTTCTCATGGATATGGGCGCTAAAGTATCCTGATCGCCGGGGGCTTGCCATTGCGGCCATCAAGAATTTTCCATGGGAAATGATACAGTTGGCTACTTTTGCGTCATGCCCAAGATCGGGGAGGAACTCCAGAGTCGTTTTGAGAGCGAGCAGCAGAAGGCCATGCTCAACGTGCTGTTCACCAGCAACTGGTTCCGAAGCATGCAGAACGAGTTGTTCCGCCCGCATGGCATCAGCCCCCAGCAATACAACATCCTGCGCATCCTGCGCGGGGCGAAGGACCGCATGAACATGCAGAACGTGAAGGGCAGGATGATCGACCGCGCCCCGAACGCCACAAGGCTCACGGACAAGCTTATCGCCAAAGGCTTGGTACACCGTGAGCGGTGTGATGAGGACCGCCGCGTGGTGTATGTCCGCATCAGCGACAAGGGCTTGGCGTTGCTGGCTTTGCTGGACAATAAGATCCAGGTGCTGAACGAGCGCATGCTGAAGAATCTCAGCAGCAGGGACGCCTCCGAACTGAATCGCATCCTGGACACCTGCCGTGGCTGAACGATCGCCCTGGCCCGCGTGTTCCCTTCTACGCCAGCGAACATCCATTCCGACATGAGTTCCCTCTCCTTCAGGCTGAAACATCCACTGCTGTCCGCCGCCCTTGCCATACTCCCCCTCGCATCCCTTTTCGGCCAGGAGATGCGCATGCGGCCGGAGGAAAGCACGGTGCGCTGGAAGGCCTCCAAGGTCACAGGGGCGCACGACGGCCGCGTTTCGATCAAGCGCGGCGCCGTGGTGTGGAACGACGGGTTACTGGCGCAGGCCGATGTGACGATCGACATGACCACCATCGTGTGCGACGACATCCAGAACCCTTCATCCAACAACCGGCTCGTGAACCATTTGAAGTCGGCCGATTTCTTCCACGTGGAGAACCATGGCGAGGCCTCTTTCCGCACACGGTCCGTGGAGAAGGTGGCAGGAGCGGCGGACAAGTTCCGCATCACCGGCGACCTGGTGATCAAAGGCGTCAGCGTGCCCAACACCTTCGAGGTCACGGCCGAGAAGACCGGCGATAGCCTGCGGGTGGAAGGCACGATGGTCTTCGACCGCAGCAAGTACGATGTGCGCTATGGATCCGGCTCCTTCTTCAGTGATCTGGGCGACCGCACGATACACGACGCGGTGACCATGACCTGGGAAGTGCTGGCACGATGAGCACCGTGGCGACCGAAATGCGCAGCGACCTGGACATCAACCCCCTGCTGGGTGAGCGTTACAGCCCGCGCGCTTTCAGCGACCGCGAAGTGACGGACGCCGAGCTGGACCTGCTCTTCGAGGCCGCGCGCTGGGCGCCCAGCAGCCGCAACGAACAGCCGTGGCGATTTCTTGTGACCAAACGCGGCGGCGCGGGATACGACGCCCTGCTCGCCTCGATCAACGCATCGAACGCACGCTGGGCGGACAAGGCACCGGTGCTGGTGCTCTGCCTGACAACGCGCGGCTTCCAGCGCTTGGGCGTGGCCAACCACCATGCCAGGCACGATCTCGGACTGGCCGTCTCACAACTCACCCTGCAAGCGACCGCACTCGGCATTGGTCTTCATCAACTCGGGGGGTTCAACGCCGCCGGCGCCCGCGATGCGTTCGGCATCCCCGAGGAATACGACCTGGTGAGCGTGCTGGTGGTCGGCTTTCCCGGCGACCCGAACGACCTGCCCGAGGACCTGCGCGAGCGGGAGATCATGCACAGTGGGCGCAAGCCCCTGACGGAGATCGTGTGGAGGGGCGCATTCCCCGGATGAGGACGATCATGGCCGCTTCTCCTGCGGGATGTCGCGGTGCCACAGCAACCGGCCTTCGGGATCGTACACGGAGATGCCCATGACGCGCGCGTTGCGTGGGCCGCTGAAGGCGAGGATGGCGAAGTTGTGCTGCCGCGCCACCAGGGTGCCCGCCACACGGTTGCGGTTCTCCTCCTTCTCGTGCGGGGCGTATGTACCTGAAGTGAGCGGCGACACGGTGAGGTCCAGCAGCCGGCGGCCGTCCTTCAGTTCCACTTCGCTGAGCTCGGTGAAATGCCGGTCGCCGGTGAGGAAGACCACCCCCAGGATGCCTTCCGCCTCGATCCTTGCGAGCAGCGCGTCACGCTCGGCGGCGATGGTGGCGTAGTTCTCGAACATGGCCGCCGAGTTGAGCACCTGGCTTCCCACGGCCACCAGCTTGAAGGGCGCGCGGCTGTATTTCAGTGCCTGGATCAGCCAGTCGACCTGCGCTTGGCCGAGCATGGCGGCGGGCATGGTGCGCATCGCCGGATCGACCCGGTCCGTGCGGTTGTCGAGCAGGAAGAAGTCCACGTCGCCATGGTTGAACATGGTGGCCACCGTGTGCTGCGCCCCAGGCACGCCCGTGGTCGGGTTGGCCCAGAACAGCTCGAACATTTCCCGGGCGACCGGCGCATGCACCCAGCTGCCATCGGGGTCATTGGGGCCGAAGTCGTGGTCGTCCCAGATGGCGTAGTGCTTGGTGCCACGCAGCAACCGCTGCAACTCCGGTGCGCCGCGGGTGTGCGTGTGGCGATGCAGATAGCCGCTGCGCGATCCCCAGTCCGGGTCACGGAGGTAGATGTTGTCGCCCAACCAGAGCATCAGGTCGGGGGTCTTGTCCGCGATGGCGTCGAAGATGCCGTAGTTGCTGCCGAAGGGTGTGCCCGGGCGATCGTAGTCCGGCTCGTTGATGTAGGTGCAACTGCCCAAGGCCACGGTGAAGTCCGGCGGATCGCCACGGTGGCGCCACAACGGCTGCGTGCGGAAGGAGAGCTGCTCATCGAAAGGCACCGTGACCCCATTCACGCTCACCTGGTAGTGGTATTCGCGGCCCGGCTGAAGCCCATCCACCGTGAACTTCAGCACATGGCCGGTACGCGCCTGGCTGCGCAGGATGGGCAGGTGGCGCAGGCTGTCCGGCGCTTCCTTCGGCCAAATGGCCAGGCCGGCGTCACAGGGGTGATGGCATTGCATCCAGATGGTCGCCTCCAACTGGTCGATATGGCCCGGCATGGGGCCGCTGATCTGGGCGGCCAGCGCATGTCCAAGCAGGAGGACGATGTACGCGAGGTTCGTTCGGCGCATGGTCCAAAGATGGTGTCGCCTGTGGGATCCCCAGCACCCGGGAGGATCTGCGGCCGCCACGGACGACGGGGACGCATGCGGATGGGGTACCTTCGCGGCCGTTCATTCCACAACGGTAAAACACGCATGGGTATCCTACTCGCCTTCGACCCGATCCAGGCCTGGCTTGACATGAAAGCCCAGCTGCCTGTGCTGGCCATCGAAGGCATCGGCATCAAATACGTGTACCCGATCTTCCTCGTGCTGATCGTGATGGAGTACATCAGCGCAAGGCATCTGTTCGACATCAAGGAGAGCCTATCGGGCTTCGCCATCGGCGCGGGCGCCACCATCATCCGGGTGATCACCAACGTCTTCGAGATCACCCTGTACATGTTCCTCTTCCACTGGGCCGCTGATCTGCGGCAGGACCTTCTCGGCTATACCTCCCTGGGCTTCGCCTGGTACATCTGGTTGATCTGCGCCGTGGCCGATGACCACAATTTCTACTGGCACCACCGGCTCGCGCACAACGTTCGCTTGCT is a window from the Flavobacteriales bacterium genome containing:
- a CDS encoding DUF983 domain-containing protein, which gives rise to MTGKGTKLYSIIRFKCPHCHEGEFFVDRNPYNIAKAGDLLDTCPACGRKYEPEPGFYYGGMYVAYALAVALFVTVYLATTILWPASAIGLRVGLVLLALVLFAPLVYALSKIIWANLFLSYKGPASAPDQH
- a CDS encoding MarR family transcriptional regulator, with translation MPKIGEELQSRFESEQQKAMLNVLFTSNWFRSMQNELFRPHGISPQQYNILRILRGAKDRMNMQNVKGRMIDRAPNATRLTDKLIAKGLVHRERCDEDRRVVYVRISDKGLALLALLDNKIQVLNERMLKNLSSRDASELNRILDTCRG
- a CDS encoding YceI family protein, encoding MSSLSFRLKHPLLSAALAILPLASLFGQEMRMRPEESTVRWKASKVTGAHDGRVSIKRGAVVWNDGLLAQADVTIDMTTIVCDDIQNPSSNNRLVNHLKSADFFHVENHGEASFRTRSVEKVAGAADKFRITGDLVIKGVSVPNTFEVTAEKTGDSLRVEGTMVFDRSKYDVRYGSGSFFSDLGDRTIHDAVTMTWEVLAR
- a CDS encoding nitroreductase family protein encodes the protein MSTVATEMRSDLDINPLLGERYSPRAFSDREVTDAELDLLFEAARWAPSSRNEQPWRFLVTKRGGAGYDALLASINASNARWADKAPVLVLCLTTRGFQRLGVANHHARHDLGLAVSQLTLQATALGIGLHQLGGFNAAGARDAFGIPEEYDLVSVLVVGFPGDPNDLPEDLREREIMHSGRKPLTEIVWRGAFPG
- a CDS encoding alkaline phosphatase D family protein yields the protein MRRTNLAYIVLLLGHALAAQISGPMPGHIDQLEATIWMQCHHPCDAGLAIWPKEAPDSLRHLPILRSQARTGHVLKFTVDGLQPGREYHYQVSVNGVTVPFDEQLSFRTQPLWRHRGDPPDFTVALGSCTYINEPDYDRPGTPFGSNYGIFDAIADKTPDLMLWLGDNIYLRDPDWGSRSGYLHRHTHTRGAPELQRLLRGTKHYAIWDDHDFGPNDPDGSWVHAPVAREMFELFWANPTTGVPGAQHTVATMFNHGDVDFFLLDNRTDRVDPAMRTMPAAMLGQAQVDWLIQALKYSRAPFKLVAVGSQVLNSAAMFENYATIAAERDALLARIEAEGILGVVFLTGDRHFTELSEVELKDGRRLLDLTVSPLTSGTYAPHEKEENRNRVAGTLVARQHNFAILAFSGPRNARVMGISVYDPEGRLLWHRDIPQEKRP